A portion of the Stigmatopora argus isolate UIUO_Sarg chromosome 15, RoL_Sarg_1.0, whole genome shotgun sequence genome contains these proteins:
- the actn1 gene encoding alpha-actinin-1 isoform X5, whose amino-acid sequence MKVLKGCGMRSSVGFLSRRGLTGQPLMKDEFQRRRLSGCTNLYKKDLLGHFGCVNAIEFSNNGGDWLVSGGDDRRVLLWHMEEALHSRAKPVKLKGEHLSNIFCLAFDSSNKKVFSGGNDEQVILHDVERRETLNVFLHIDAVYSLSVSPVNDNVFASSSDDGRVLIWDTREPPHGEPFCLANYPSAFHSVMFNPAEPRLLATANSKEGVGLWDIRKPRSTLLRYGGSMSLQSAMSVRFNSTGTQLLALRRRLPPVLYELHSRLPSFQFDNQGYFNSCTMKSCCFAGDRDQYILSGSDDFNLYMWKIPKDPERVGRVVNGAFMVLKGHRSIVNQVRFNPQTYMICSSGVEKVIKVWSPYQQPDSLGDLDGCVEDKCRSLYTHEEYISLVLNSGSGLSHDYVSQSIQEDPRMMAFFDSLVRREIEGWSSDSDSDLSEDAIMQLHARGRRVAPAEGAPGADDSDRSGSGGDGEGRAGRRGGRPPPSGPPADGGGGGSDSSEFWLDPMPRPRSPSPRDYATLSVPSSTSPSLPAGASSPSAGSSTEDEERRSAVRRRNVMRRRRRGRAPSSSGGAPARSSPSAHDSPSSGEESEDGGRRLRLSELVCGSPAMSPGSPANGNEATPRRPARTRAVVSDDDSEADDDDDDAAERPRDGLAAEETRTGDGLKPPTQKRTHAGPEEGECASSEKKFKT is encoded by the exons ATGAAGGTGCTGAAGGGTTGCGGTATGCGCTCGTCCGTGGGCTTTCTGTCCCGCCGCGGGCTGACGGGGCAGCCGCTCATGAAGGACGAGTTCCAGCGGCGTAGGCTCTCCGGCTGCACCAACCTCTACAAGAAGGACCTGCTCGGACACTTTGGCTGCGTTAACGCCATCGAGTTCTCCAACAACGGCGGAGATTGGCTGGTCTCCG GGGGAGATGACCGCCGGGTGCTCCTGTGGCACATGGAAGAAGCCCTCCACTCTCGTGCCAAGCCAGTCAAGTTGAAAGGAGAACATCTGTCCAACATCTTTTGCCTGGCCTTTGACAGCAGCAATAAGAAGGTTTTCTCTGGAG GAAACGACGAGCAAGTGATTCTTCACGACGTGGAGAG GCGAGAGACGCTCAACGTCTTCCTGCACATCGATGCCGTGTACAGCCTCTCGGTCAGCCCCGTGAACGACAACGTCTTTGCCAGTTCATCGGACGACGGCCGCGTCCTCATCTGGGACACCCGAGAGCCGCCGCACGGAG AACCGTTCTGCCTGGCCAATTACCCGTCGGCCTTTCACAGCGTGATGTTCAACCCGGCGGAGCCCCGACTGCTGGCCACCGCCAATTCCAAGGAAGGCGTCGGCTTATGGGACATCCGAAAGCCACGCAG CACGCTTCTGCGTTACGGTGGCAGCATGTCACTGCAGAGCGCCATGAGCGTGCGCTTTAACAGCACGGGCACCCAACTGCTGGCGTTGCGCCGCCGACTACCGCCCGTCCTCTACGAGCTCCACTCGCGTCTACCCAGCTTCCAGTTTGACAACCAAGGCTACTTCAACTCGTGCACCATGAAGAGCTGCTGCTTCGCCGGCGACCGAGATCAA TACATCCTGTCTGGCTCGGACGACTTTAACCTGTACATGTGGAAAATCCCCAAAGACCCCGAAAGAG TTGGACGCGTGGTGAACGGGGCCTTCATGGTCCTCAAAGGTCACCGCTCCATCGTCAACCAGGTGCGCTTCAACCCGCAAACGTACATGATTTGCTCCTCCGGTGTGGAAAAAGTCATCAAG GTGTGGAGCCCGTACCAGCAGCCCGACAGCCTGGGCGACCTGGACGGCTGCGTGGAGGACAAGTGTCGCAGCCTGTACACGCACGAGGAGTACATCAGCCTGGTGTTGAACAGCGGCAGCGGACTGTCGCACGACTACGTCAGCCAGTCCATCCAGGAGGACCCACGCATGATGGCCTTCTTCGACTCGCTGGTGCGCCGCGAGATCGAGGGCTGGAGCTCCGACTCCGACTCGGACCTCAGCGAGGACGCCATCATGCAGCTGCACGCCCGGGGACGCCGCGTGGCCCCGGCCGAGGGCGCCCCCGGAGCCGACGACTCGGACCGCTCCGGCTCCGGGGGGGACGGCGAGGGCCGCGCCGGGAGGCGGGGCGGCCGCCCGCCGCCGTCGGGTCCGCCGGCCGACGGCGGAGGCGGAGGCTCGGACTCCAGCGAGTTCTGGCTGGACCCCATGCCGCGCCCTCGATCGCCCAGCCCGCGGGACTACGCCACCTTGTCCGTCCCCTCGTCCACGTCGCCCTCGCTCCCCGCCGGCGCCTCCAGCCCCTCGGCCGGCTCCAGCACCGAAGACGAGGAGCGACGGAGCGCCGTGCGCCGCCGCAACGTGATGAGGCGGCGGCGACGCGGGCGGGCCCCGTCCTCCTCCGGCGGCGCGCCCGCCCGCTCGTCCCCGTCCGCCCACGACTCGCCCTCCTCGGGGGAGGAGTCGGAAGACGGCGGCCGGCGTCTCCGCCTGTCCGAGTTGGTGTGCGGCAGCCCGGCCATGTCGCCCGGCAGTCCGGCCAACGGGAACGAGGCCACGCCGCGACGGCCCGCCAGGACCCGAGCCGTCGTCTCGGACGACGACAGCGAGGcggacgacgacgatgacgacgccGCCGAACGGCCGCGAGACGGACTCGCCGCGGAGGAAACCCGGACCGGGGATGGTCTCAAACCCCCCACGCAAAAGCGGACGCACGCGGGACCGGAAGAGGGTGAGTGCGCTTCCTCCGAGAAAAAGTTCAAAACCTAG
- the pacs2 gene encoding phosphofurin acidic cluster sorting protein 2 isoform X3: MAERSGRLSFPGSGALNRPVPMNLFATWEIDGSSPNCIPRLCSLTLNKLVVLRELDKELISVVVAVKIQGSKRILRSHEIVLPPGGSVETELALTFSLQYPHFLKREGNKLQILLQRRKRYKNRTILGYKTLAVGCVDMAEVMQHPTEGGQVLPLCSHQKELLGKVAEIWILSLSSQPIDHEDAGLQAGHKIKCSDNYSEEEDESFSSEQEASDDAGQAQDLEDDEFDVRKLKKQRRSIVRTASITRQQNFKQRVVALLKRFRVSDEVLDSEQDPAEVPPEVEEEDLDLDSVEFDNPSDSGPELDDDDSVLSTPKPKLKPYFEGISLSSSQTEIGSIHSGRSHREPPSPMEAHENKRVGDDDGGSDDVPYEHPEAVTPTTELEMDNMDTFLDRLPPSGKMTKTESLIISSNRQEPKMAGRRGRSTSLKERQANRPQNERANSLDNERAPDTRSHLQIPRKTVYDQLNHILAADNHLPDSIVLVDTSDWRGQYLSDALQKQRLPVVCTCTTADVQAAFNTIVSRIQRFCNCNSQTPVPIKIAVAGAQHYLGAVLRLFVDHLTHKTPDWLGYMRFLVIPLGANPVSKYLGSMDSRYDGLFQDVAWKELFHRPEAPSLVQESPDVASRVTQYMLGANGAHQLPIAEAMLTYKQKSPDEDSCQKFIPFVGMVQVGIVEPSSATAGDSDDAAPAGSSFLLATPPQVSPVLKELSPTPPSSPSVNTTLCVYSSGGQTELMGLQVDYWVADRKKEAEKRDSSSSSAAKNTLKCNFRSLQVSRLPAGGAEPGALPAMSMTVVTKEKNKKVMFLAKKSKDKEVESKSQVIEGISRLICTAKHQHNMLTVSIDGAEWNDVKFFQLAAQWSSHVKHFPIAIFGHVKGAY; the protein is encoded by the exons ATGGCGGAGAGAAGCGGCCGGCTGAGCTTCCCCGGCAGCGGGGCTCTCAACAGACCGGTGCCGATGAATTTGTTCGCCACTTGGGAAATCGACGGCTCGTCTCCCAATTGCATCCCTAG GCTTTGCAGTCTGACTCTAAACAAGCTGGTGGTTCTCCGAGAACTGGACAAGGAGCTCATCTCGGTGGTGGTGGCCGTCAAAATCCAA GGCTCCAAGCGCATCCTGAGGTCCCACGAGATCGTGCTGCCGCCCGGCGGCTCCGTGGAGACGGAGCTGGCCCTCACCTTTTCGCTGCAG TATCCTCACTTCCTGAAGCGCGAGGGCAACAAGCTTCAGATCCTGCTGCAGAGACGCAAACGCTACAAGAACCGAACCATCCTGGGCTACAAGACCTTGGCCGTGGGCTGCGTGGACATGGCCGAG GTGATGCAGCACCCGACGGAGGGAGGTCAGGTGCTGCCTCTGTGCAGCCACCAGAAGGAGCTCCTGGGGAAGGTGGCGGAGATCTGGATCCTCTCGCTCTCCAGCCAGCCCATCGACCACGAGGACGCCGGCTTGCAGGCCGGACACAAGATCAAGTGCTCCG ACAACTactcggaggaggaggacgagagCTTCTCTTCCGAGCAGGAAGCCAGCGACGACGCGGGACAGGCTCAG GACTTGGAAGATGACGAGTTTGACGTGCGCAAGCTGAAGAAGCAGAGGAGGTCCATCGTCAGGACGGCGTCCATCACAAGA CAGCAAAATTTCAAGCAGCGAGTGGTGGCTCTCCTCAAGAGGTTCCGAGTGTCCGACGAG GTTTTAGACTCGGAGCAGGACCCGGCCGAGGTTCCCCCCGAGGTGGAGGAGGAAGACCTGGACCTGGACAGCGTGGAGTTCGACAATCCCAGCGACAGCGGACCCGAGCTGGACGACGACGACAGCGTGCTGAGCACCCCCAAACCTAAACTCAA GCCATATTTCGAGGGGATCTCCTTGTCCAGCTCGCAGACGGAAATCGGAAGCATCCACAGCGGCCGCAGCCACCGCGAGCCCCCCAGCCCG ATGGAAGCTCACGAAAACAAGCGCGTCggggacgacgacggcggctcCGACGACGTCCCTTAC GAGCATCCGGAGGCGGTGACCCCCACCACGGAGCTGGAGATGGACAACATGGACACGTTCTTGGACAGACTGCCCCCTAGTGGCAAGATGACCAAGACTGAGTCGCTCATCATTTCGTCCAACAG GCAGGAACCCAAGATGGCGGGCCGGCGAGGTCGCAGCACGTCGCTGAAGGAGCGGCAGGCCAACCGACCTCAGAACGAGCGCGCCAACAGCCTGGACAACGAGCGGGCGCCGGACACCCGCAGCCACTTGCAG ATCCCCAGGAAGACGGTGTACGACCAGCTCAACCACATCCTGGCGGCGGACAACCATCTTCCCGACAGCATCGTCCTCGTGGACACATCCGACTGGCGGGGACAG TACCTGTCGGACGCGCTCCAGAAGCAGCGCCTCCCGGTGGTCTGCACCTGCACCACGGCCGACGTCCAAGCGGCGTTCAACACCATCGTGTCCCGCATCCAGAGATT CTGCAACTGCAACTCGCAGACGCCCGTCCCCATCAAGATCGCGGTGGCCGGCGCGCAGCACTACCTGGGCGCCGTGCTCCGCCTCTTTGTGGACCACCTGACCCACAAGACCCCCGACTGGCTGGGATACATGCGCTTCCTGGTCATCCCGCTCG GGGCCAACCCGGTGTCCAAGTACCTGGGCAGCATGGACTCCAGATACGACGGGCTTTTCCAGGACGTGGCCTGGAAGGAACTCTTTCACCGGCCCGAGGCCCCTTCGCTCG TCCAGGAGAGTCCGGACGTGGCGTCCAGGGTGACGCAGTACATGCTGGGCGCCAACGGGGCGCACCAGCTCCCCATCGCCGAGGCCATGCTCACCTACAAGCAGAAAAG CCCCGATGAGGATTCGTGCCAGAAATTCATCCCTTTCGTCGGC ATGGTCCAGGTGGGAATCGTAGAGCCGTCGTCGGCGACAGCGG GCGACTCGGACGACGCGGCGCCGGCCGGCTCCTCCTTTTTGCTGGCCACACCCCCTCAAGTGTCACCGGTGCTAAAAGAGCTGTCGCCGACCCCGCCCTCCTCGCCGTCCGTCAACACCACCTTATGCGTCTATAG TTCTGGTGGTCAAACGGAACTGATGGGCCTTCAGGTGGACTACTGGGTGGCCGACAGGAAGAAGGAGGCGGAGAAGCgcgactcgtcctcgtcctccgcCGCCAAGAATACCCTCAAGTGCAATTTCCGCTCGCTGCAGGTCAGCCGGCTGCCCGCGGGGGGCGCCGAGCCGGGCGCCCTGCCCGCCATGTCCATGACGGTGGTGACCAAGGAAAAGAACAAGAAGG TGATGTTTCTGGCCAAAAAGAGCAAAGACAAGGAGGTGGAGTCCAAAAGTCAGGTGATCGAGGGCATCAGTCGCCTCATCTGCACCGCCAAGCACCAGCACAACATGTTGACGG TGTCGATCGACGGCGCAGAGTGGAACGATGTCAAGTTTTTCCAGCTAGCGGCGCAGTGGTCGTCGCACGTCAAACATTTCCCCATCGCCATCTTCGGCCACGTCAAAGGAGCCTACTAA
- the pacs2 gene encoding phosphofurin acidic cluster sorting protein 2 isoform X1 — translation MAERSGRLSFPGSGALNRPVPMNLFATWEIDGSSPNCIPRLCSLTLNKLVVLRELDKELISVVVAVKIQGSKRILRSHEIVLPPGGSVETELALTFSLQYPHFLKREGNKLQILLQRRKRYKNRTILGYKTLAVGCVDMAEVMQHPTEGGQVLPLCSHQKELLGKVAEIWILSLSSQPIDHEDAGLQAGHKIKCSDNYSEEEDESFSSEQEASDDAGQAQDLEDDEFDVRKLKKQRRSIVRTASITRQQNFKQRVVALLKRFRVSDEVLDSEQDPAEVPPEVEEEDLDLDSVEFDNPSDSGPELDDDDSVLSTPKPKLKPYFEGISLSSSQTEIGSIHSGRSHREPPSPMEAHENKRVGDDDGGSDDVPYEHPEAVTPTTELEMDNMDTFLDRLPPSGKMTKTESLIISSNRQEPKMAGRRGRSTSLKERQANRPQNERANSLDNERAPDTRSHLQIPRKTVYDQLNHILAADNHLPDSIVLVDTSDWRGQYLSDALQKQRLPVVCTCTTADVQAAFNTIVSRIQRFCNCNSQTPVPIKIAVAGAQHYLGAVLRLFVDHLTHKTPDWLGYMRFLVIPLGANPVSKYLGSMDSRYDGLFQDVAWKELFHRPEAPSLVQESPDVASRVTQYMLGANGAHQLPIAEAMLTYKQKSLPVSSLGGRWQVSSSPDEDSCQKFIPFVGMVQVGIVEPSSATAGDSDDAAPAGSSFLLATPPQVSPVLKELSPTPPSSPSVNTTLCVYSSGGQTELMGLQVDYWVADRKKEAEKRDSSSSSAAKNTLKCNFRSLQVSRLPAGGAEPGALPAMSMTVVTKEKNKKVMFLAKKSKDKEVESKSQVIEGISRLICTAKHQHNMLTVSIDGAEWNDVKFFQLAAQWSSHVKHFPIAIFGHVKGAY, via the exons ATGGCGGAGAGAAGCGGCCGGCTGAGCTTCCCCGGCAGCGGGGCTCTCAACAGACCGGTGCCGATGAATTTGTTCGCCACTTGGGAAATCGACGGCTCGTCTCCCAATTGCATCCCTAG GCTTTGCAGTCTGACTCTAAACAAGCTGGTGGTTCTCCGAGAACTGGACAAGGAGCTCATCTCGGTGGTGGTGGCCGTCAAAATCCAA GGCTCCAAGCGCATCCTGAGGTCCCACGAGATCGTGCTGCCGCCCGGCGGCTCCGTGGAGACGGAGCTGGCCCTCACCTTTTCGCTGCAG TATCCTCACTTCCTGAAGCGCGAGGGCAACAAGCTTCAGATCCTGCTGCAGAGACGCAAACGCTACAAGAACCGAACCATCCTGGGCTACAAGACCTTGGCCGTGGGCTGCGTGGACATGGCCGAG GTGATGCAGCACCCGACGGAGGGAGGTCAGGTGCTGCCTCTGTGCAGCCACCAGAAGGAGCTCCTGGGGAAGGTGGCGGAGATCTGGATCCTCTCGCTCTCCAGCCAGCCCATCGACCACGAGGACGCCGGCTTGCAGGCCGGACACAAGATCAAGTGCTCCG ACAACTactcggaggaggaggacgagagCTTCTCTTCCGAGCAGGAAGCCAGCGACGACGCGGGACAGGCTCAG GACTTGGAAGATGACGAGTTTGACGTGCGCAAGCTGAAGAAGCAGAGGAGGTCCATCGTCAGGACGGCGTCCATCACAAGA CAGCAAAATTTCAAGCAGCGAGTGGTGGCTCTCCTCAAGAGGTTCCGAGTGTCCGACGAG GTTTTAGACTCGGAGCAGGACCCGGCCGAGGTTCCCCCCGAGGTGGAGGAGGAAGACCTGGACCTGGACAGCGTGGAGTTCGACAATCCCAGCGACAGCGGACCCGAGCTGGACGACGACGACAGCGTGCTGAGCACCCCCAAACCTAAACTCAA GCCATATTTCGAGGGGATCTCCTTGTCCAGCTCGCAGACGGAAATCGGAAGCATCCACAGCGGCCGCAGCCACCGCGAGCCCCCCAGCCCG ATGGAAGCTCACGAAAACAAGCGCGTCggggacgacgacggcggctcCGACGACGTCCCTTAC GAGCATCCGGAGGCGGTGACCCCCACCACGGAGCTGGAGATGGACAACATGGACACGTTCTTGGACAGACTGCCCCCTAGTGGCAAGATGACCAAGACTGAGTCGCTCATCATTTCGTCCAACAG GCAGGAACCCAAGATGGCGGGCCGGCGAGGTCGCAGCACGTCGCTGAAGGAGCGGCAGGCCAACCGACCTCAGAACGAGCGCGCCAACAGCCTGGACAACGAGCGGGCGCCGGACACCCGCAGCCACTTGCAG ATCCCCAGGAAGACGGTGTACGACCAGCTCAACCACATCCTGGCGGCGGACAACCATCTTCCCGACAGCATCGTCCTCGTGGACACATCCGACTGGCGGGGACAG TACCTGTCGGACGCGCTCCAGAAGCAGCGCCTCCCGGTGGTCTGCACCTGCACCACGGCCGACGTCCAAGCGGCGTTCAACACCATCGTGTCCCGCATCCAGAGATT CTGCAACTGCAACTCGCAGACGCCCGTCCCCATCAAGATCGCGGTGGCCGGCGCGCAGCACTACCTGGGCGCCGTGCTCCGCCTCTTTGTGGACCACCTGACCCACAAGACCCCCGACTGGCTGGGATACATGCGCTTCCTGGTCATCCCGCTCG GGGCCAACCCGGTGTCCAAGTACCTGGGCAGCATGGACTCCAGATACGACGGGCTTTTCCAGGACGTGGCCTGGAAGGAACTCTTTCACCGGCCCGAGGCCCCTTCGCTCG TCCAGGAGAGTCCGGACGTGGCGTCCAGGGTGACGCAGTACATGCTGGGCGCCAACGGGGCGCACCAGCTCCCCATCGCCGAGGCCATGCTCACCTACAAGCAGAAAAG CCTGCCCGTTTCTTCCCTGGGGGGGCGATGGCAGGTGTCCTCAAG CCCCGATGAGGATTCGTGCCAGAAATTCATCCCTTTCGTCGGC ATGGTCCAGGTGGGAATCGTAGAGCCGTCGTCGGCGACAGCGG GCGACTCGGACGACGCGGCGCCGGCCGGCTCCTCCTTTTTGCTGGCCACACCCCCTCAAGTGTCACCGGTGCTAAAAGAGCTGTCGCCGACCCCGCCCTCCTCGCCGTCCGTCAACACCACCTTATGCGTCTATAG TTCTGGTGGTCAAACGGAACTGATGGGCCTTCAGGTGGACTACTGGGTGGCCGACAGGAAGAAGGAGGCGGAGAAGCgcgactcgtcctcgtcctccgcCGCCAAGAATACCCTCAAGTGCAATTTCCGCTCGCTGCAGGTCAGCCGGCTGCCCGCGGGGGGCGCCGAGCCGGGCGCCCTGCCCGCCATGTCCATGACGGTGGTGACCAAGGAAAAGAACAAGAAGG TGATGTTTCTGGCCAAAAAGAGCAAAGACAAGGAGGTGGAGTCCAAAAGTCAGGTGATCGAGGGCATCAGTCGCCTCATCTGCACCGCCAAGCACCAGCACAACATGTTGACGG TGTCGATCGACGGCGCAGAGTGGAACGATGTCAAGTTTTTCCAGCTAGCGGCGCAGTGGTCGTCGCACGTCAAACATTTCCCCATCGCCATCTTCGGCCACGTCAAAGGAGCCTACTAA
- the pacs2 gene encoding phosphofurin acidic cluster sorting protein 2 isoform X2 — MAERSGRLSFPGSGALNRPVPMNLFATWEIDGSSPNCIPRLCSLTLNKLVVLRELDKELISVVVAVKIQGSKRILRSHEIVLPPGGSVETELALTFSLQYPHFLKREGNKLQILLQRRKRYKNRTILGYKTLAVGCVDMAEVMQHPTEGGQVLPLCSHQKELLGKVAEIWILSLSSQPIDHEDAGLQAGHKIKCSDNYSEEEDESFSSEQEASDDAGQAQDLEDDEFDVRKLKKQRRSIVRTASITRQQNFKQRVVALLKRFRVSDEVLDSEQDPAEVPPEVEEEDLDLDSVEFDNPSDSGPELDDDDSVLSTPKPKLKPYFEGISLSSSQTEIGSIHSGRSHREPPSPMEAHENKRVGDDDGGSDDVPYEHPEAVTPTTELEMDNMDTFLDRLPPSGKMTKTESLIISSNRQEPKMAGRRGRSTSLKERQANRPQNERANSLDNERAPDTRSHLQIPRKTVYDQLNHILAADNHLPDSIVLVDTSDWRGQYLSDALQKQRLPVVCTCTTADVQAAFNTIVSRIQRFCNCNSQTPVPIKIAVAGAQHYLGAVLRLFVDHLTHKTPDWLGYMRFLVIPLGANPVSKYLGSMDSRYDGLFQDVAWKELFHRPEAPSLVQESPDVASRVTQYMLGANGAHQLPIAEAMLTYKQKRKKSFHFDFAISPDEDSCQKFIPFVGMVQVGIVEPSSATAGDSDDAAPAGSSFLLATPPQVSPVLKELSPTPPSSPSVNTTLCVYSSGGQTELMGLQVDYWVADRKKEAEKRDSSSSSAAKNTLKCNFRSLQVSRLPAGGAEPGALPAMSMTVVTKEKNKKVMFLAKKSKDKEVESKSQVIEGISRLICTAKHQHNMLTVSIDGAEWNDVKFFQLAAQWSSHVKHFPIAIFGHVKGAY; from the exons ATGGCGGAGAGAAGCGGCCGGCTGAGCTTCCCCGGCAGCGGGGCTCTCAACAGACCGGTGCCGATGAATTTGTTCGCCACTTGGGAAATCGACGGCTCGTCTCCCAATTGCATCCCTAG GCTTTGCAGTCTGACTCTAAACAAGCTGGTGGTTCTCCGAGAACTGGACAAGGAGCTCATCTCGGTGGTGGTGGCCGTCAAAATCCAA GGCTCCAAGCGCATCCTGAGGTCCCACGAGATCGTGCTGCCGCCCGGCGGCTCCGTGGAGACGGAGCTGGCCCTCACCTTTTCGCTGCAG TATCCTCACTTCCTGAAGCGCGAGGGCAACAAGCTTCAGATCCTGCTGCAGAGACGCAAACGCTACAAGAACCGAACCATCCTGGGCTACAAGACCTTGGCCGTGGGCTGCGTGGACATGGCCGAG GTGATGCAGCACCCGACGGAGGGAGGTCAGGTGCTGCCTCTGTGCAGCCACCAGAAGGAGCTCCTGGGGAAGGTGGCGGAGATCTGGATCCTCTCGCTCTCCAGCCAGCCCATCGACCACGAGGACGCCGGCTTGCAGGCCGGACACAAGATCAAGTGCTCCG ACAACTactcggaggaggaggacgagagCTTCTCTTCCGAGCAGGAAGCCAGCGACGACGCGGGACAGGCTCAG GACTTGGAAGATGACGAGTTTGACGTGCGCAAGCTGAAGAAGCAGAGGAGGTCCATCGTCAGGACGGCGTCCATCACAAGA CAGCAAAATTTCAAGCAGCGAGTGGTGGCTCTCCTCAAGAGGTTCCGAGTGTCCGACGAG GTTTTAGACTCGGAGCAGGACCCGGCCGAGGTTCCCCCCGAGGTGGAGGAGGAAGACCTGGACCTGGACAGCGTGGAGTTCGACAATCCCAGCGACAGCGGACCCGAGCTGGACGACGACGACAGCGTGCTGAGCACCCCCAAACCTAAACTCAA GCCATATTTCGAGGGGATCTCCTTGTCCAGCTCGCAGACGGAAATCGGAAGCATCCACAGCGGCCGCAGCCACCGCGAGCCCCCCAGCCCG ATGGAAGCTCACGAAAACAAGCGCGTCggggacgacgacggcggctcCGACGACGTCCCTTAC GAGCATCCGGAGGCGGTGACCCCCACCACGGAGCTGGAGATGGACAACATGGACACGTTCTTGGACAGACTGCCCCCTAGTGGCAAGATGACCAAGACTGAGTCGCTCATCATTTCGTCCAACAG GCAGGAACCCAAGATGGCGGGCCGGCGAGGTCGCAGCACGTCGCTGAAGGAGCGGCAGGCCAACCGACCTCAGAACGAGCGCGCCAACAGCCTGGACAACGAGCGGGCGCCGGACACCCGCAGCCACTTGCAG ATCCCCAGGAAGACGGTGTACGACCAGCTCAACCACATCCTGGCGGCGGACAACCATCTTCCCGACAGCATCGTCCTCGTGGACACATCCGACTGGCGGGGACAG TACCTGTCGGACGCGCTCCAGAAGCAGCGCCTCCCGGTGGTCTGCACCTGCACCACGGCCGACGTCCAAGCGGCGTTCAACACCATCGTGTCCCGCATCCAGAGATT CTGCAACTGCAACTCGCAGACGCCCGTCCCCATCAAGATCGCGGTGGCCGGCGCGCAGCACTACCTGGGCGCCGTGCTCCGCCTCTTTGTGGACCACCTGACCCACAAGACCCCCGACTGGCTGGGATACATGCGCTTCCTGGTCATCCCGCTCG GGGCCAACCCGGTGTCCAAGTACCTGGGCAGCATGGACTCCAGATACGACGGGCTTTTCCAGGACGTGGCCTGGAAGGAACTCTTTCACCGGCCCGAGGCCCCTTCGCTCG TCCAGGAGAGTCCGGACGTGGCGTCCAGGGTGACGCAGTACATGCTGGGCGCCAACGGGGCGCACCAGCTCCCCATCGCCGAGGCCATGCTCACCTACAAGCAGAAAAG gaaaaagagctttcattttgattttgccATCAG CCCCGATGAGGATTCGTGCCAGAAATTCATCCCTTTCGTCGGC ATGGTCCAGGTGGGAATCGTAGAGCCGTCGTCGGCGACAGCGG GCGACTCGGACGACGCGGCGCCGGCCGGCTCCTCCTTTTTGCTGGCCACACCCCCTCAAGTGTCACCGGTGCTAAAAGAGCTGTCGCCGACCCCGCCCTCCTCGCCGTCCGTCAACACCACCTTATGCGTCTATAG TTCTGGTGGTCAAACGGAACTGATGGGCCTTCAGGTGGACTACTGGGTGGCCGACAGGAAGAAGGAGGCGGAGAAGCgcgactcgtcctcgtcctccgcCGCCAAGAATACCCTCAAGTGCAATTTCCGCTCGCTGCAGGTCAGCCGGCTGCCCGCGGGGGGCGCCGAGCCGGGCGCCCTGCCCGCCATGTCCATGACGGTGGTGACCAAGGAAAAGAACAAGAAGG TGATGTTTCTGGCCAAAAAGAGCAAAGACAAGGAGGTGGAGTCCAAAAGTCAGGTGATCGAGGGCATCAGTCGCCTCATCTGCACCGCCAAGCACCAGCACAACATGTTGACGG TGTCGATCGACGGCGCAGAGTGGAACGATGTCAAGTTTTTCCAGCTAGCGGCGCAGTGGTCGTCGCACGTCAAACATTTCCCCATCGCCATCTTCGGCCACGTCAAAGGAGCCTACTAA